Part of the Borrelia hispanica CRI genome is shown below.
AATTTAATGAAGATATTCCTTTTTAGAAGTTTATGAATGAGGTTTGGATTATATAGGAGGTTAAATGATATATGAAATTAAGACAAACTGATAATAGATTTATTGTAGAGATTAGACGTTGGGGTTGTTACTTTTTATCTTTGCATTATTACATATCATCACTTACAAAGAACAAATTTGACTTTAATGATATTAATAATAATTATTATCAATTTGTTAGTTTAGGTTATATGAGGATTAATTGTTATATTTTAAATCCATGTAGAATCTTGAGTGTTTTTGGAATTAAACGAGATGTTCGTATTGAGGATAAATCTTATAAATGTTTAAAGGATGAGTTTGAGATAAGTGAAGTTAATATAAAAAATATTGCAGGATCCCATTTTATGGCAACAAATAATACAGAAGTTTTATATGATCCTCTTTATCTTAAAGATAGAGGGCAAGAATATCATCTTAAATCTAAGCGTATATTTAGAAAAATATAGTTTACTCCATATATGTTTATTTTATTAAAAGGTTATATGCCTTTTTTTTTATGCTTATTTATTATGTCAAATATTGATTTTAGCTAAAATTAATTATATTATCATATAATAGCTATTTGTTAAATTACTTTTAACCTTTATTTCTAAAATAAAAAATTCTAACAAAAAGAATATAACTTCTTTTTGTTAGTTTTATTATAGTAATATATT
Proteins encoded:
- a CDS encoding DUF261 domain-containing protein — encoded protein: MKLRQTDNRFIVEIRRWGCYFLSLHYYISSLTKNKFDFNDINNNYYQFVSLGYMRINCYILNPCRILSVFGIKRDVRIEDKSYKCLKDEFEISEVNIKNIAGSHFMATNNTEVLYDPLYLKDRGQEYHLKSKRIFRKI